One window of Arthrobacter oryzae genomic DNA carries:
- a CDS encoding cysteine desulfurase family protein, with translation MIFLDAAATTPVRREVLEAMWPYLTGDFGNPSSHHSLGESAATALAGARTATARALNCRPAEITFTSGGTEADNLAVKGIALARQAADPVLNRVVISAVEHPAVEESARYLERFHGFAVDIVPVDGFGQVTTAALAAALRPETALVSVMYANNEVGTVQPIRELAALSRERGIPFHTDAVQAAGWLPLDTKVLGVDAMSISGHKLGAPKGNGALYVRSRTRIEPLLHGGGQERGRRSGTENVAGAVALATALALVRPGQEHVAALRGDFIREVLSGVPGAQLTGHPAERLPSVASFCFPGTSGESVLLELERQGVVCSSGSACAAGSDAASPVLLAMGIPADVAQTAVRFSFDASVTAAELHEAAAAVRSAVGSVLALGIR, from the coding sequence ATGATCTTCCTGGATGCAGCGGCCACCACGCCGGTCCGCCGCGAAGTGCTGGAGGCCATGTGGCCGTACCTCACCGGCGACTTCGGAAACCCGTCGAGCCACCACTCGCTGGGGGAGTCCGCGGCCACGGCGCTCGCGGGCGCCCGGACTGCCACCGCCAGGGCGCTGAACTGCCGACCCGCGGAGATCACCTTCACCTCCGGCGGCACCGAAGCTGACAACCTCGCTGTGAAAGGCATCGCCCTGGCCCGGCAGGCCGCGGACCCTGTCCTCAACCGCGTGGTGATCAGCGCCGTCGAACACCCCGCCGTGGAGGAATCGGCCCGGTACCTCGAACGGTTCCACGGCTTTGCCGTGGACATCGTCCCGGTGGACGGCTTCGGACAGGTCACCACCGCAGCACTCGCGGCTGCCCTCCGCCCGGAAACCGCACTGGTCAGCGTGATGTACGCGAACAACGAAGTGGGAACGGTCCAGCCAATCCGGGAGCTCGCCGCCCTCAGCCGTGAACGGGGCATCCCGTTCCATACAGATGCAGTCCAGGCCGCGGGCTGGCTGCCGCTGGACACGAAGGTCCTTGGCGTGGACGCCATGAGCATCTCGGGTCACAAACTGGGCGCGCCGAAAGGCAACGGGGCGCTGTACGTGCGGAGCCGCACCCGCATTGAACCGCTGCTTCATGGCGGCGGGCAGGAACGCGGACGCCGCTCCGGAACAGAGAATGTTGCAGGCGCCGTGGCCCTGGCCACGGCACTGGCGCTGGTCCGCCCCGGTCAGGAGCACGTCGCTGCGCTCCGGGGCGACTTCATCCGCGAGGTGCTTTCCGGAGTGCCCGGCGCGCAGCTGACGGGACACCCTGCGGAGCGGCTGCCTTCGGTGGCTTCGTTCTGCTTCCCGGGAACCAGCGGGGAATCGGTGCTCCTGGAGCTGGAGCGGCAGGGGGTGGTGTGCTCCAGCGGCTCCGCGTGCGCAGCCGGATCGGATGCCGCCTCGCCGGTGTTGCTGGCGATGGGCATTCCCGCAGACGTCGCCCAGACCGCGGTCAGGTTCAGCTTTGATGCATCGGTGACCGCGGCGGAACTGCACGAGGCGGCAGCAGCCGTTCGGAGCGCCGTGGGAAGCGTGCTGGCGCTCGGCATCCGCTAA
- a CDS encoding GtrA family protein has product MESPAAPAILLPQQSEPQSGPRQSGPRNAERRPPATKHHRGILRFPAIRQLLRFTGVGIVCTLTSLALYALLRPWLGSQLANAAALIMTSVMNTALNRRLTFKIAGRAKAGRDHLSGMVVIVIALVITGGSLGVLHWVNPDATMSDELWTTTLSGFLATAVRFALLRHWIFRRARHR; this is encoded by the coding sequence ATGGAATCACCTGCTGCGCCCGCCATCCTGCTGCCGCAACAGTCCGAGCCGCAGTCCGGGCCCCGACAGTCCGGGCCCCGAAACGCCGAACGGCGCCCGCCGGCCACAAAGCACCACCGAGGCATCCTTCGCTTCCCCGCCATCCGGCAGCTCCTGCGGTTCACCGGCGTGGGCATTGTGTGCACGCTGACCTCGCTGGCCCTCTACGCGCTGCTCCGGCCCTGGCTGGGGTCCCAGCTGGCGAACGCCGCAGCGCTCATTATGACCTCGGTGATGAACACGGCCCTGAACCGGCGGCTCACGTTCAAGATCGCCGGACGCGCGAAGGCCGGCAGGGACCACCTGAGCGGCATGGTGGTCATTGTCATCGCGCTGGTGATCACCGGAGGCAGCCTGGGGGTGCTGCACTGGGTCAATCCCGACGCCACCATGTCCGACGAGCTGTGGACCACCACGCTCTCCGGGTTCCTGGCCACTGCCGTGCGCTTTGCGCTGCTGCGGCACTGGATCTTCCGCCGCGCGCGGCACCGTTGA